The following are encoded in a window of Amaranthus tricolor cultivar Red isolate AtriRed21 chromosome 2, ASM2621246v1, whole genome shotgun sequence genomic DNA:
- the LOC130806300 gene encoding protein LEAD-SENSITIVE 1-like has product MGVLSNKISRDALKPGDHIYSWRNAYLYSHHGIYAGDGKVIHFTRGPGQEIGTGTFLDNVIFSSSISPDRSQCPCPVCGDQSNLSGVISSCLDCFLWDGDLYLFEYGVSPAFFLAKARGGTCTLARSDSLEDVLSRASFLLEKGFGGYNIFKNNCEDFAIYCKTGLLVVTDISVGRSGQATSFVAAVSAVVSSPLRFLTTSFSGLAAVGCSMYCVSRYVSDIGVRRDVMKVPVERLLCRPDFGQPKPDVTATTKQD; this is encoded by the exons ATGGGAGTTTTATCCAACAAGATTTCAAGGGATGCCCTCAAACCCGGAGATCACATCTATTCTTGGAGGAATGCATAtctttactcccatcatg GCATATATGCAGGTGACGGAAAAGTCATTCACTTTACAAGAGGACCAGGCCAGGAAATAGGCACAGGAACTTTTCTAGACAATGTTATCTTCAGTTCATCAATTTCCCCGGATCGCTCACAATGCCCGTGTCCTGTATGTGGTGACCAATCAAACCTCAGTGGTGTCATCTCATCCTGCCTAGACTGTTTCCTCTGGGACGGTGACCTTTATCTCTTTGAATATGGGGTCTCTCCTGCTTTCTTCCTCGCAAAGGCACGTGGTGGGACCTGCACACTTGCTCGCTCAGACTCTCTAGAAGACGTTCTTTCCCGTGCTTCTTTTCTCCTTGAAAAAGGGTTTGGTGGTTACAACATTTTCAAGAACAACTGTGAAGACTTTGCCATTTATTGCAAGACGGGTCTACTCGTGGTTACAGACATCAGCGTCGGGCGAAGTGGACAAGCTACATCTTTTGTTGCTGCTGTGAGCGCAGTCGTCTCATCCCCGCTTAGATTCTTGACCACTAGCTTCAGTGGGTTGGCAGCAGTGGGATGCAGCATGTACTGTGTTAGCAGGTATGTGTCCGATATTGGAGTGAGGCGTGATGTGATGAAGGTACCTGTCGAGAGGCTTTTATGTCGCCCTGATTTTGGCCAGCCAAAACCAGATGTGACTGCAACTACCAAACAAGACTAG